From a single Lolium rigidum isolate FL_2022 chromosome 7, APGP_CSIRO_Lrig_0.1, whole genome shotgun sequence genomic region:
- the LOC124675883 gene encoding PHD finger protein ALFIN-LIKE 7-like: MAAKGDSVLSVSAAIHPNVHSPEDVFRLFRGRRAGIVQALTEDVEEFYEQCDPDENALCLFGQPNGTWEVKLPIEDVPVELPEPVCGINFARDGTPKKVWLSMIAIHSDAWLMSMAFYHAGRVAFDRDDRELLFRMINTLPTVYEAVKESYEKQTQTLKASSKKKSSSQTLEEEDGTNASGGSEDQAMTECAACQETYSADDGHFWIGCDHCERWFHGRCVGMTPEKADEIERYMCPGCSYKSKQNKMKAPRQVCGDDS; the protein is encoded by the exons ATGGCGGCTAAGGGCGACAGCGTCCTCTCGGTCTCGGCCGCCATCCACCCGAACGTGCACTCCCCGGAGGACGTCTTCCGCCTGTTCCGCGGCCGCCGCGCCGGCATCGTGCAGGCCCTCACCGAAG ACGTGGAGGAGTTTTACGAGCAGTGCGACCCTG ACGAGAATGCCTTGTGCCTCTTTGGACAGCCTAATGGAACCTGGGAAGTGAAACTGCCAATCGAGGATGTTCCTGTTGAACTTCCCGAGCCAGTATGTGGGATAAACTTTGCTCGCGATGGAACACCCAAGAAAGTTTGGCTATCTATGATAGCTATCCATAGTGATGCATGGTTGATGTCCATGGCATTTTACCATGCGGGTCGTGTTGCATTTGACAGAGACGACAG GGAGCTGCTCTTCAGGATGATCAATACCCTTCCCACTGTCTATGAAGCTGTGAAAGAAAGCTATGAGAAGCAAACGCAGACCCTGAAAGCCAGCAGCAAAAAAAAGTCTAGCTCCCAG ACGCTGGAGGAAGAGGACGGCACCAATGCTAGTGGAGGCAGTGAGGATCAAGCTATGACGGAGTGCGCCGCTTGTCAAGAGACCTACAGCGCTGACGACGGGCACTTCTGGATTGGTTGCGACCATTGTGAGAGGTGGTTCCATGGCAGGTGTGTGGGGATGACTCCTGAGAAGGCAGATGAAATCGAGCGCTACATGTGCCCTGGTTGCAGCTACAAGAGTAAACAAAACAAGATGAAAGCTCCACGGCAAGTGTGTGGGGATGACTCCTGA
- the LOC124669429 gene encoding 23.2 kDa heat shock protein-like, with protein sequence MALCCIAVALAVVPAHGAIIPWFGNSGGGRDDAVTSPLQEMGLLADPFRILEHVPFGFDRDDVAMVSMARVDWRETPDAHEIVVDVPGMRKEDIKVEIEENRVLRISGERRREVEERKGDHWHREERSYGRFWRQMRLPDNADLDTVAASLDAGVLTVRFRKLAPDQIKGPRVVGIAGGDDGAAAKTSIGNAGSAGGEERQAKKVEL encoded by the coding sequence ATGGCGCTCTGCTGCATTGCCGTGGCTCTGGCCGTGGTGCCTGCCCACGGCGCGATCATCCCGTGGTTTGGGaacagcggcggcgggcgggacgATGCCGTGACGTCGCCGCTGCAGGAGATGGGCCTCCTGGCCGACCCGTTCCGGATCCTGGAGCACGTCCCCTTCGGCTTCGACCGCGACGACGTGGCCATGGTGTCCATGGCCCGCGTGGACTGGCGCGAGACCCCCGACGCCCACGAGATCGTGGTGGACGTGCCGGGGATGCGGAAGGAGGACATCAAGGTGGAGATCGAGGAGAACCGGGTGCTGCGGAtcagcggcgagcggcggcgggaggtggaggagcgCAAGGGCGACCACTGGCACCGCGAGGAGCGCTCCTACGGCAGGTTCTGGCGCCAGATGCGCCTCCCCGACAACGCCGACCTCGACACCGTCGCCGCCAGCCTCGACGCCGGCGTCCTCACCGTGCGCTTCCGGAAGCTGGCGCCCGACCAGATCAAGGGCCCGCGCGTGGTCGGCATCGCAGGGGGCGAcgatggcgccgccgccaagacgAGCATCGGCAACGCTGGCAGCGCTGGGGGCGAGGAGCGCCAGGCCAAGAAAGTCGAGCTCTGA
- the LOC124677422 gene encoding potassium channel KOR2-like, producing MEREIVAEYEINEIDDTLHGSVGSRLTLFARELKWRSSSWHGSSALRLPTNCYGGRFVIDPNGRWYRMWSNMMFLWSIYSVFYTPFAFCFFRGLPEHLLDLECAQLIFLADVAVHFFLAYRDPHTHRVVYDKQRIALRYIKGSFALDMLGCFPWDAIYKFTGRMEMVRYLVWLRLYRARKIQGFFKKMEKDIRISYLFTRIVKLVTVELYCTHTAACIFYYLATTLPPAHEGGTWIGSLTMGDRSYSNFRHVDLLTRYITSLYLAIVTMATVGYGDIHAVNTREMVFIVVYVSFDMLLGAYLIGNMTALIVKGSRTERFRDKMTELTRYMNRNKLGSDIRSQVKAHLVLQYESSYRRDRIIDDDIPVAIRSKTLYMDIVSKVHLFKGCSEDFLSQIVVKLHEEFFLPGEVILEQGTVVDQIYIVAHGCLEEIGIGEGESEMIISELLPYDIVGDVAVICNTPQPYTIRVCELCRLLRIDKQSLTSILQMYFKDSRQIMSNLLKGKRTESKGKQLESNITYLIAKQEADQVIGVNNAAYHGDLFRLKGLIRAGADPSKPDYDGRTALHVAASRGYEDIIRVLIQRGANVNSIDKFGNSPLLTAVKCGHDRIISLLVAHGAALNLEDAGGYLCRVVAEGKIDLLRRLLRFGVDPNCRNYDRRTPLHVAAGDGLPLVASMLVELGADVMARDRWGNTPLDEARRCSSKPLIRILEQARAAVAADQ from the exons ATGGAGAGGGAGATTGTTGCAGAGTATGAGATTAACGAGATAGATGACACACTGCATGGCTCTGTTGGGAGCAGGCTCACCCTGTTCGCTAGGGAGCTCAAGTGGAGAAGCAGCAGCTGGCATGGCAGCAGCGCCCTGAGGCTCCCAACGAATTGCTATGGCGGCAGGTTTGTCATAGACCCTAATGGAAG ATGGTACAGGATGTGGTCGAACATGATGTTCCTGTGGTCCATCTACTCCGTCTTCTACACCCCCTTCGCCTTCTGCTTCTTTCGGGGCCTCCCCGAGCATCTGCTGGACCTCGAGTGCGCGCAGCTCATCTTCCTCGCCGACGTTGCCGTCCACTTCTTCCTCGCATACCGGGATCCTCACACCCACAGGGTGGTCTACGACAAGCAGAGGATCGCCCTACG TTACATCAAAGGCAGCTTCGCTCTAGATATGCTCGGATGCTTCCCCTGGGACGCCATCTACAAG TTTACAGGAAGGATGGAGATGGTGAGGTACCTGGTGTGGCTCCGGCTGTATAGAGCAAGGAAGATCCAGGGCTTCTTCAAGAAGATGGAGAAGGACATCCGCATCAGCTACCTCTTCACGCGGATCGTGAAGCTGGTCACCGTCGAGCTCTACTGCACCCACACCGCCGCCTGTATCTTCTATTACCTCGCCACCACGCTGCCGCCGGCACACGAAGGGGGCACTTGGATCGGGAGCCTCACCATGGGTGACCGCAGCTACAGCAACTTCAGACATGTCGACCTGCTCACCCGCTACATCACCTCTCTCTACCTCGCCATCGTCACCATGGCAACAGTCG GTTACGGCGATATACATGCGGTGAACACGAGGGAGATGGTGTTCATCGTGGTGTACGTCTCCTTCGACATGCTGCTTGGCGCGTACCTCATCGGGAACATGACCGCGCTCATTGTCAAGGGCTCCAGGACTGAGCGCTTCCGGGACAAGATGACGGAGCTCACCAGGTACATGAACAGGAACAAGCTGGGCAGCGACATCAGGTCCCAGGTGAAGGCGCACCTGGTGCTGCAGTACGAGAGCAGCTACAGGAGAGACAGGATCATCGACGACGACATACCGGTCGCAATCCGGTCCAAG ACACTGTACATGGACATAGTTTCAAAGGTGCACCTGTTCAAAGGATGCTCAGAGGACTTCCTGAGCCAGATT GTGGTAAAATTGCATGAAGAATTCTTCCTCCCTGGGGAAGTTATTTTGGAGCAAGGCACCGTGGTGGATCAGATATACATCGTGGCACATGGATGCCTG GAAGAGATCGGCATCGGAGAAGGTGAGTCGGAAATGATCATCTCAGAACTGCTTCCCTACGACATAGTCGGCGATGTCGCGGTGATCTGCAACACTCCACAGCCATACACAATTAGAGTCTGTGAACTCTGCCGCCTCTTGAGAATTGACAAGCAGTCCCTGACTAGCATCTTGCAAATGTACTTCAAGGATAGCCGTCAGATAATGAGCAACCTACTCAAG GGAAAAAGAACTGAGTCAAAGGGGAAACAATTGGAATCCAATATCACATACCTGATAGCAAAGCAAGAGGCAGACCAGGTCATTGGAGTCAACAATGCTGCCTACCATGGAGACTTGTTTCGGTTAAAAGGCTTGATCAGAGCAGGAGCAGATCCGAGTAAACCGGATTACGACGGGAGGACTGCATTG CATGTTGCTGCATCAAGAGGATATGAAGATATCATCAGGGTCCTGATCCAACGAGGAGCAAACGTCAACAGCATAG ATAAGTTTGGAAATTCGCCGCTGCTGACAGCGGTGAAATGCGGGCACGACAGGATCATCTCGCTCCTGGTCGCGCACGGCGCAGCCCTGAATCTGGAGGACGCAGGAGGCTACCTGTGCAGGGTGGTCGCCGAAGGCAAGATCGACCTACTGCGGAGGCTGCTCAGATTCGGGGTAGACCCCAACTGCAGGAACTACGACCGGAGAACGCCGCTCCACGTCGCCGCCGGAGACGGCCTGCCACTCGTCGCTAGCATGCTGGTGGAGCTCGGGGCCGACGTCATGGCCAGGGATAGGTGGGGGAACACGCCGCTCGATGAAGCGCGCAGGTGCAGCAGCAAGCCGCTGATCAGGATCCTGGAGCAGGCTAGAGCTGCTGTTGCAGCCGATCAGTAG